The following proteins come from a genomic window of Nicotiana tomentosiformis chromosome 12, ASM39032v3, whole genome shotgun sequence:
- the LOC104120843 gene encoding trans-Golgi network-localized SYP41-interacting protein 1 isoform X2, with protein sequence MDKNKSRTDLLAAGRKKLQQFRQKKDGKGGKSSNASKSGSDVTPDLVNVTAKSDQVPDEEKPLHRGDGTPTSSESLTRKDVSVTHAEAPPLDESLNVETVEMISASGKLVKEDAGEPEASLDSDSGDRDIVGSSSISEHANAKMVIEDVTDAYLEAPRILASDVSAKSSTTDVPVDFSSYSSADEAVAHQVEVERPHVSEQVSDVGTMQESHNSGSKQVDSSSEVEIEGDKKLPLNESTETSISQTATLVGDEGNEETKAEYIQVSEPNNVLSAVLATQNAEIAEDSGHQMEDAASGLHEEEKLERPSSAGEYENYRDNIQISDSIDIVSGDSVKNKMVNISSRSDESYISLYQLAEVVRDLDEDGFRFLLTCRESAPNAPSSKLFDDFEKLKEQLYLASLVKDVSCLQLAEESELQMELSRQHHTLTDQISAAKASLNDLGEKNDILADQLAQLRTEFQLIVSERDGFQKQVHVSKGEVGELSERINELQTNLETSLGENASLSSEMVDCRNLVATLQVRNESLIGSLNLLSEENKKLLEEKENLVFENEKLRTELAQSKTLFGSLQLENAELSENFTSLSEEKRKLDGEKEHLLSENEKLLTQMSDHKNVVEALQVENKNVNETLISVKEAKKQLQEENQSLLSKTEKLGLEFKESKSLAEALQMEVAEAKGHLMEERNKLEKQNKYFLSESEKQSFQLAEYKNSCNKAEDDLKDSTLRIEQLTEKNMHLKRSLELFEAMKTESPNQSSFAYQSREAGPQLEVSCQSSSAPANLIDDDGSKWFGVMKRHEEEAERVLEKLEKAIGDMHSQSASMSRSSGKAVSPGVSKLIQAFEPKDHDDEHHPEELQSFENQTDGDPYVLIQGLTKTLRALLKDLVLEAGNGYQFLEGEKSCKTAAVVAAEELMAKCQSLNEHIDLLEGANIELMVFNESLGGCFWNAKEKEGEIRVLNEALRKQEVAAKSENNKLKGNLSSYQEKLSILQNQLGEMRESCKEMGSDISNQVEVLYREVADRGSILREEWNSTIDQVFQTLRRLDLSVETVGSSLPSRIDHGLGCINLSSRTAASIDAAINVIEALQDQVEASRHESMSTSREVNEKLDFLQVENERSASLMHKIYSKLKKLVNETPGHLQEAEVDDPKKSVDLSHPGAFDSVLEQLQRFLDEKAQVEFVNGKLKSELMARTNDFEELSKRSLESDSILKMVQVVEGVIALDSFETNVNDPVSCLESLISLLVQKCKEATEHARLSRMEYASKEAQVIDLQGQMDHLSLLLVQCENEVAVLRESLKRAEEEVVAIGSQYQEKVADIEQSEQRVSALREKLGIAVTKGKGLIVQRDSLKQSLADTSSELQKCSEELQLKDARLQEVEMKLKTYSEAGERMEALESELSYIRNSATALRESFLLKDSVLQRVEEILEDLELPEHFHSKDIIEKVDWLAKSVTGNSLHLAEWDQKSSIGGSYSDAGYALTDGWKEAAQSNLGSSEDLRRRFEELQGKFYGLAEQNEMLEQSLMERNNLVQKWEEILDGIDIPSHLRSMEPEDRIGWLMLAFSETQNQYNSLQQKYDNFESLFASASAELEESRRKISELENAYQLVVSEKELLLKNLEFLNFDYEEMSRKTAQSDITNDDLRSRVGDLQKKLNEMLGAEERIHHLEGEIRRLGDMVKDVLPNSETDDALFSSGSTEALEQLLRKLIEKYTALSLPSESESTHEHVDKGADLSHEEKRESNVRCAEDADGGALSRKLEDALSDLLSLKEERENIVLTNQSLVRELEELGIKNKELQDLLSQEEQKSSSLREKLNVAVRKGKSLVQHRDSLKQLIEELNGEVERLKSEIKLQENAISDYEQKKKDLSVFQERIKTVESESSILRDQLAEKDCTLSMILSALDDVNVGSNIGDPVEKLKTVGQLCHDLQSALTSSEHEAKKSKRAAELLLAELNEVQERNDGLQEELTKSQSELFELSKQKESAEVAKHEALAHLEKLSFAHSEERKNQLAEITMLKSGVDRLREDLFVFDHLLNDVLSMDLETMRNLGSSMKVCLEPTDQNHFSLHVTDASSGLNFAETENKVFNKEIGSINVKLNRHSHLLHEETAHISEILRTIHEEISYHKQHSNSLKTDVMRLESIQKEKDAELFTVQRYNAMLYEACTTLVMEIESRKSELAGNSLATGASKINSVYRSLAEGNDLAEKTDQFSEEGIRSVIEKLFMAVKDIMSLQSDTAEVGQKDMRAAILNLQKELQEKDIQREKICAELVSQIKEAESVSKSYSQELQIAKSQMNDLHRKVDLMEEERDSLAHRIKELQDQESSFADLQLRVKALEDMLAAKEQENEALMQALDEEEAQMEDMTNKIEEMERVLLQKNKDMENLEVSRGKTMKKLSVTVSKFDELHQLSESLLSEVENLQSQLQERDTEISFLRQEVTRCTNDAIASAQMGSKRNTDEIRDFLSWVDKMISRVQTHDMNYDDAKISQIHEYKEMLEKQVVSVVSELEDLRALAQTRDLMLKVEKDKVEQLVRKEEFLENSLRDKESQLTMLRGASDMGQLVNSTSEIIEIEPVANKRVMPGTVASQVRSLRKTNNDQVAVAIDVDPESGKLEDEDDDKAHGFKSLTTSRIVPRFTRPITDMIDGLWVSCDRTLMRQPVLRLSVIIYWFVLHALLATFAV encoded by the exons ATGGACAAGAATAAGAGCCGAACCGATCTGCTCGCTGCCGGTCGAAAAAAG CTTCAACAATTTAGACAGAAGAAAGACGGTAaaggtggtaaatcaagtaacgCCAGTAAATCTGGCAGTGATGTTACTCCAGATCTTGTTAACGTGACGGCAAAGTCAGATCAGGTTCCTGATGAAGAAAAACCACTTCACAGAGGTGATGGTACTCCTACTTCCTCGGAGTCACTTACCAGAAAGGATGTCTCAGTAACACATGCTGAAGCTCCTCCTCTTGATGAGTCGCTCAACGTTGAAACAGTTGAAATGATATCAGCCAGTGGCAAGCTGGTAAAAGAGGATGCTGGTGAACCTGAAGCTTCTTTGGATTCAGATTCTGGTGATCGGGATATTGTTGGTTCATCTTCAATTTCTGAACATGCTAATGCCAAAATGGTAATCGAAGATGTAACAGACGCTTATTTGGAAGCTCCCAGAATTCTTGCTTCTGATGTTTCCGCTAAAAGTTCCACAACGGATGTTCCTGTTGATTTCTCATCTTATTCCAGTGCTGATGAAGCAGTTGCTCACCAAGTAGAAGTGGAAAGGCCGCATGTATCGGAGCAGGTATCAGATGTAG GGACAATGCAGGAATCACATAATTCAGGTTCGAAGCAAGTTGATTCAAGCAGTGAGGTAGAGATTGAAGGAGACAAGAAGCTCCCTTTGAACGAATCAACTGAGACTTCTATTAGCCAGACAGCCACTCTAGTGGGAGATGAGGGCAATGAGGAAACAAAAGCTGAATACATTCAAGTCAGCGAGCCAAATAATGTTCTATCAGCTGTTTTAGCAACTCAAAATGCAGAAATAGCTGAGGACAGTG GTCATCAGATGGAAGATGCAGCTTCTGGTTTGCACGAGGAAGAAAAACTAGAAAGGCCTTCGAGTGCCGGTGAATATGAAAATTACAGGGATAATATTCAAATTTCTGACTCCATAGATATTGTTTCTGGGGATTCTGTAAAAAATAAAATGGTGAACATCTCATCGAGGTCAGATGAAAGTTATATTAGCTTGTATCAGCTGGCGGAGGTGGTACGAGACCTTGATGAAGATGGCTTTAGGTTCTTGCTCACGTGCAGAGAATCAGCTCCAAATGCACCTTCTTCGAAGCTTTTTGACGATTTTGAGAAGCTCAAAGAACAGCTATACCTAGCAAGTCTTGTAAAAGATGTCTCTTGTTTGCAGCTAGCTGAAGAGTCAGAACTTCAGATGGAACTCAGTCGTCAACATCATACATTGACTGATCAAATATCTGCGGCCAAAGCTTCATTGAATGACCTTGGAGAGAAGAATGATATCCTTGCTGATCAGCTTGCGCAGTTGAGAACTGAATTTCAATTGATTGTATCTGAAAGGGATGGCTTCCAAAAGCAGGTTCACGTTTCTAAAGGTGAGGTTGGAGAACTTTCTGAAAGAATAAATGAATTGCAGACTAATTTGGAAACATCACTTGGTGAAAATGCAAGTCTGTCTTCTGAGATGGTTGACTGCAGGAATTTGGTGGCAACTTTACAGGTTCGAAATGAGAGCTTAATAGGAAGCCTTAATTTGTTATCTGAAGAGAATAAGAAGCTTTTGGAGGAGAAGGAGAATCTTGTTTTTGAGAATGAAAAACTGAGAACAGAGCTAGCACAGTCTAAAACTTTGTTCGGATCACTGCAGTTGGAAAATGCAGAGTTGTCAGAGAATTTCACTTCTTTGAGTGAGGAGAAAAGGAAACTTGATGGAGAGAAGGAGCACCTACTCAGTGAGAATGAGAAACTGCTCACTCAAATGTCGGATCACAAAAATGTTGTGGAAGCTCTTCAGGTTGAGAACAAGAATGTAAATGAGACCTTGATATCTGTAAAAGAAGCAAAAAAACAGCTTCAGGAGGAAAACCAGTCTTTGCTCAGTAAAACTGAGAAACTAGGGTTGGAATTTAAGGAGTCCAAGTCTCTAGCTGAAGCTCTGCAGATGGAAGTGGCCGAAGCAAAAGGGCATTTGATGGAAGAGAGAAACAAGCTTGAGAAGCAGAATAAGTATTTTCTCTCTGAGTCTGAGAAACAGTCATTTCAGTTGGCAGAATATAAGAACTCGTGCAATAAGGCGGAAGATGACCTGAAAGACTCAACTCTGCGTATTGAACAACTAACCGAGAAGAACATGCATCTGAAGAGAAGCTTGGAGTTGTTTGAAGCGATGAAGACAGAGTCACCTAACCAAAGTAGCTTTGCATATCAATCTAGGGAAGCTGGACCTCAACTTGAAGTTTCTTGCCAGTCTAGCTCTGCACCCGCAAATctgattgatgatgatggttcaaaATGGTTTGGAGTTATGAAAAGACACGAGGAGGAGGCAGAGAGAGTACTTGAAAAACTTGAGAAAGCAATTGGAGATATGCACTCTCAGTCAGCTTCTATGAGTAGGTCATCTGGTAAAGCGGTTTCACCTGGTGTGTCAAAACTTATTCAAGCTTTTGAGCCAAAGGACCATGATGACGAGCACCACCCAGAGGAGCTTCAGTCATTTGAAAATCAAACAGATGGAGATCCCTATGTGCTAATTCAAGGGCTAACAAAAACATTAAGAGCGTTGCTGAAAGATTTGGTGTTGGAAGCTGGCAACGGCTACCAATTTCTTGAGGGAGAGAAGAGCTGCAAAACAGCTGCTGTGGTTGCTGCTGAAGAACTCATGGCCAAATGCCAGTCTCTGAATGAACATATTGATCTTTTGGAAGGAGCAAACATTGAGCTAATGGTTTTCAATGAATCTTTAGGGGGATGTTTCTGGAATGCTAAAGAAAAGGAGGGAGAAATTAGGGTCCTAAATGAAGCTTTGCGCAAGCAAGAAGTCGCCGCAAAATCTGAGAACAATAAGTTAAAGGGGAATCTTAGCAGCTATCAGGAAAAACTATCTATTTTGCAAAATCAGCTGGGTGAAATGCGTGAAAGCTGCAAAGAGATGGGTTCTGATATCTCTAATCAGGTAGAAGTTCTTTATAGGGAAGTTGCTGACAGAGGATCAATACTTCGAGAAGAATGGAACTCTACAATTGATCAGGTTTTTCAGACACTTCGGAGGCTAGATTTGTCTGTTGAGACTGTTGGCTCCTCTTTGCCGTCAAGAATAGACCATGGTCTAGGGTGCATAAACTTAAGTAGCCGTACTGCTGCATCTATCGATGCTGCCATCAATGTGATTGAGGCATTGCAGGATCAAGTTGAAGCTTCTCGCCATGAGTCAATGAGTACCTCCCGTGAAGTCAATGAGAAGTTAGACTTCTTGCAAGTTGAAAATGAAAGGTCTGCCAGTCTTATGCATAAGATTTATAGTAAGCTCAAGAAACTTGTGAATGAAACGCCAGGGCATCTACAAGAAGCTGAAGTTGACGATCCTAAGAAATCAGTAGATCTTTCTCATCCTGGTGCTTTTGATTCCGTACTGGAGCAGTTGCAAAGGTTTCTTGATGAGAAAGCACAAGTTGAATTTGTAAATGGAAAGCTGAAGTCTGAGTTGATGGCCAGGACAAATGATTTTGAAGAACTGAGCAAAAGATCCCTTGAATCCGATTCTATTTTAAAGATGGTTCAAGTGGTTGAAGGAGTCATTGCTTTGGATAGCTTTGAAACCAACGTTAATGACCCAGTATCCTGTCTAGAGTCCCTAATCTCTCTCCTAGTTCAGAAGTGTAAAGAGGCAACTGAACATGCGAGGTTGTCCAGGATGGAATATGCTTCCAAGGAAGCACAAGTGATTGATCTGCAGGGACAAATGGATCACTTGAGCTTGTTACTTGTTCAATGTGAAAATGAAGTTGCTGTCCTTAGGGAAAGTTTGAAGAGAGCTGAGGAAGAGGTTGTAGCTATTGGTTCGCAATATCAAGAGAAAGTTGCTGATATTGAACAGTCTGAGCAGCGGGTGTCAGCTCTAAGAGAGAAGCTTGGCATAGCAGTCACCAAAGGCAAAGGTTTGATTGTGCAGCGTGACAGTCTTAAACAATCTCTTGCAGACACATCCTCTGAACTGCAGAAATGCTCTGAGGAGTTGCAATTGAAAGATGCAAGGCTTCAGGAAGTTGAAATGAAACTCAAGACCTATTCGGAGGCAGGTGAGCGCATGGAAGCTTTGGAATCTGAACTCTCATACATTCGCAACTCTGCTACTGCATTAAGGGAGTCATTCCTTCTCAAAGACTCTGTTCTTCAGAGAGTAGAGGAGATTTTAGAAGATTTGGAGCTCCCGGAGCATTTCCATTCAAAGGATATCATTGAAAAAGTTGATTGGTTGGCAAAGTCAGTTACTGGGAACTCTTTGCATCTGGCTGAATGGGATCAGAAGAGCTCTATTGGAGGATCATACTCTGATGCTGGATATGCACTCACTGATGGATGGAAAGAGGCGGCACAGTCAAACTTGGGATCTTCCGAAGACCTTAGAAGAAGATTTGAGGAGCTCCAGGGCAAGTTTTATGGGTTGGCAGAACAAAATGAGATGCTTGAACAATCCTTGATGGAAAGAAACAACCTTGTTCAGAAGTGGGAAGAGATCTTGGACGGGATAGATATACCTTCACACTTGAGATCTATGGAGCCAGAAGATCGGATTGGTTGGTTAATGCTTGCGTTTTCAGAAACTCAAAACCAGTACAACTCTCTCCAACAAAAGTATGATAATTTTGAATCATTATTTGCATCAGCAAGCGCTGAACTGGAAGAATCACGCAGAAAAATATCTGAGCTTGAGAATGCATATCAATTGGTTGTCAGTGAGAAAGAGTTGCTTTTGAAGAATTTGGAGTTTCTTAACTTTGATTATGAGGAAATGTCAAGGAAAACTGCCCAATCTGACATAACTAATGATGATTTGCGGAGCAGAGTAGGTGACTTGCAGAAGAAACTGAACGAAATGCTTGGAGCAGAGGAGCGTATTCATCATCTTGAAGGTGAAATAAGAAGATTAGGAGATATGGTCAAAGATGTCCTTCCGAATTCTGAGACAGATGATGCGTTATTTAGCTCTGGTAGCACTGAAGCTTTGGAACAGCTACTTAGGAAGCTTATAGAGAAGTATACCGCTCTTTCTTTACCTTCTGAGTCCGAGTCAACACATGAGCATGTTGATAAAGGGGCTGATCTCTCTCATGAAGAAAAGAGAGAGAGTAATGTCAGGTGTGCTGAAGATGCAGATGGAGGTGCTCTCAGCAGAAAATTGGAGGATGCTCTCAGCGACTTGTTGTCCTTGAAGGAGGAGAGGGAGAATATTGTGTTGACTAATCAATCATTGGTTCGTGAACTTGAAGAATTAGGTATCAAAAATAAAGAACTGCAAGATCTACTCAGTCAGGAGGAACAGAAGTCATCTTCTTTAAGAGAAAAATTGAATGTTGCAGTTAGGAAAGGCAAGTCCTTGGTGCAACATCGGGACAGCTTGAAGCAATTAATTGAAGAGTTGAATGGTGAAGTGGAGCGCTTAAAATCTGAGATCAAGTTGCAGGAAAATGCTATTTCAGACtatgaacaaaagaaaaaagatttATCTGTATTCCAGGAGAGGATAAAGACCGTAGAATCTGAGAGCTCAATCCTGAGAGATCAATTGGCAGAAAAAGACTGTACCTTGAGCATGATTTTGAGTGCTCTGGATGATGTTAATGTTGGGTCTAACATTGGTGATCCTGTCGAGAAGCTAAAAACTGTTGGGCAATTATGCCATGATTTGCAGTCAGCTCTTACTTCTTCCGAACATGAAGCAAAAAAATCTAAAAGAGCAGCTGAGCTACTTCTTGCAGAGTTAAATGAGGTGCAAGAAAGAAATGATGGGCTACAAGAGGAGCTAACAAAGTCTCAGAGTGAACTCTTTGAACTGTCCAAGCAAAAAGAATCTGCTGAAGTTGCCAAACATGAGGCTCTTGCACATTTAGAAAAGCTATCTTTTGCTCACTCAGAAGAAAGAAAGAACCAATTAGCTGAAATCACGATGCTAAAATCTGGTGTGGATCGGCTAAGGGAGGATCTATTTGTATTTGACCATTTGCTCAATGATGTTCTATCCATGGATTTGGAGACTATGCGCAATCTCGGTTCTAGTATGAAAGTATGCCTAGAACCAACTGATCAAAATCACTTTTCTCTACATGTGACTGATGCTTCAAGTGGCCTTAACTTTGCAGAAACGGAAAACAAG GTTTTCAATAAAGAAATTGGTTCTATCAACGTAAAGTTAAACAGGCATTCCCATTTATTGCATGAAGAAACTGCCCATATATCTGAGATATTAAGAACCATACATGAAGAAATATCCTACCATAAGCAGCACTCAAATTCGTTGAAGACAGACGTGATGCGGTTAGAATCTATTCAAAAGGAGAAAGATGCAGAATTGTTTACTGTGCAAAGATACAATGCTATGCTTTATGAAGCTTGTACCACTTTGGTCATGGAAATTGAAAGCAGAAAATCCGAATTGGCTGGAAACAGCTTAGCTACTGGAGCTTCCAAAATCAATTCAGTGTATCGAAGTTTAGCTGAAGGAAATGATTTAGCTGAGAAGACTGACCAGTTTTCTGAGGAAGGTATTAGGTCAGTAATAGAGAAATTATTCATGGCTGTGAAAGATATTATGAGTCTGCAAAGTGATACTGCTGAAGTTGGCCAAAAGGATATGAGAGCTGCTATATTAAATCTTCAGAAAGAACTTCAGGAGAAGGATATACAGAGagaaaaaatatgtgcagaactTGTTAGTCAGATTAAGGAAGCTGAATCTGTTTCAAAGAGTTATTCACAAGAGCTTCAAATAGCAAAATCTCAGATGAATGATTTACACAGGAAGGTGGACCTGATGGAGGAGGAGCGAGATTCTCTGGCACACAGGATAAAAGAACTGCAAGATCAGGAGTCCAGCTTTGCTGACTTACAGTTAAGAGTTAAAGCACTTGAAGACATGCTAGCTGCAAAGGAACAAG AAAATGAGGCACTGATGCAAGCACTCGATGAGGAGGAGGCCCAAATGGAAGACATGACAAACAAGATTGAAGAAATGGAGAGAGTCCTACTTCAAAAAAATAAAGATATGGAGAACCTTGAAGTTTCCCGCGGGAAGACTATGAAGAAGCTTTCTGTTACAGTAAGCAAATTTGATGAACTTCATCAACTCTCTGAAAGCCTTTTGTCTGAGGTTGAGAATCTTCAGTCACAATTACAAGAGCGAGATACAGAGATTTCTTTCTTGAGGCAAGAAGTTACAAGATGCACTAATGATGCAATAGCTTCTGCTCAGATGGGTAGCAAAAGAAATACTGATGAAATCCGTGACTTTTTGTCATGGGTTGACAAAATGATTTCCCGAGTCCAGACGCATGATATGAATTATGATGATGCAAAAATTAGCCAGATCCATGAATATAAGGAAATGTTAGAGAAGCAGGTCGTGTCTGTGGTATCTGAGCTGGAGGATCTGCGTGCACTGGCACAGACGAGAgatttaatgttgaaagttgaaaAAGATAAAGTAGAACAGCTGGTTAGGAAAGAAGAATTTCTTGAGAACTCTTTGCGTGACAAGGAATCTCAATTAACCATGCTTCGAGGGGCCAGTGACATGGGGCAACTAGTAAATTCTACGTCGGAAATTATAGAGATAGAGCCAGTG GCCAACAAAAGGGTAATGCCTGGAACTGTTGCATCTCAAGTTCGCAGTTTGCGCAAAACTAATAATGACCAAGTAGCTGTTGCTATAGATGTGGATCCTGAGAGTGGGAAACTagaagatgaagatgatgatAAGG CTCATGGTTTCAAGTCGCTAACGACATCAAGGATTGTCCCACGGTTTACAAGACCCATAACTGACATGATAGATGGTCTATG GGTATCTTGTGATCGGACATTAATGCGGCAGCCTGTTCTACGGCTTAGTGTGATCATCTATTGGTTTGTGTTGCATGCTCTTCTTGCGACATTTGCAGTATGA